The sequence ttttattgacttattaacttataattattttaatatttattgatttaaataaattattaatcaatTCAATAATAAAGGATCCATGCGTATTATTATCTTTAAAATATTCGCAGACATTCTTTTGTAACATGACAACTTTATTATTTCCTTCTTAacataaattatactaatatataatattatcttcTTATAATAGTGAAATTATATCTTGTAACAAATTTTCGTTGTTAACTAAATAGAACTACATGAGCTCAAAAAAAACTACATAGAACTACATACTATGAAAATTGAAATGTCATTAAATAAGAAAACCATGAACAAAcaatatttagaaaaaaatatttaagaatGTCAGTTGTCTCAAAttggaaaaaattaattaaaaactaaaaataaatagataaattagtatatacaaattttaaacGGTCATAACTTGCTCGTTAAATTGATTTATAGTTTTCATGTATCAAAATAAGGTTATTCATGATATTTTGTTTAAGATACATAAGTAAATATTGCATATTTTATTatgaagaaaattataaaaaaaaatttaaattgtaccataaagaagaaaattaaaaaaaagtatattgAATCTAAATAGTCCATAAGTAACAAAATAATTTGTACGATCCAtatgaattatatatttaaaatataacaatattaaaatttaacttttaatatttatagatttaaaataataataaataataaaatacaaactatataatattattgttattgttaatattattttaaagaacgTTAACATAATCTTTTTATGATGCATCGTTTTGTAATTTCCTTcataaaataaactataattTGATGTCTTTTGATAGTAATATTATTTTGttccattaataaaatttatatattaaataaatttaaatgaaaaatataataatcaaattatcataaataaaaaaagaaatagaaatgagaaacaattttttaaaagaaattaaaattcaatatacacggcagtttttcttttttgttggaAGTGGaccaatatttttaataataaattatacaatttttttaaattccaaatttactcttcaaattaaatttatttccacTCACTTCtccttgtatatatataaagatatagaTTAGAATTAGtccaaaattaatgtatttatgtttcaattaacccttttaaaaACTTATGTATAGTCTGTAAATATACTTcaaattttatactccctccgtcccactataagtgagacccCTTTTTgggcacaaaaattaagaaatgtgtattttgtgtgtaggtgaaaaagtgaaaatgtgtttaaagaataaaacttttatccaaaaaaaagagtatcacttatggtgggacatccaaaatagaaagagtctcaatTATAGTGAAACGTAGGAAGTAGTTAAAAGAATTCGCATGATAGTGTGTttatcaataattaaatatttaatattcaattaaattagtaaaaagattatttaatattgaatttgttAGGTTCttgttctctttttcttttttatataatcgcattttaataataatattgaattAGTTAACTTATTTGGAGAGATAAAGGCTAACAGTACAGTAAAAATGttcaatttattaatatttatatttatatttatttatcttttcgAAAGggacaataattaaaaaaaaatcacacaaaTCATTTAAGATTGATTTTTGCTAATACCGAactcattttattttgtttgccttggttattagttaaaaaaattGGACAGTGTTGTAGGATAGTAGCTATCGGCAGtttttataagttttttaaaTGACAGCGAAAAAAATGCAtggaaataaattttattgttagtttttctttttccaatatTTTCGGCAGTTTGAATTAGAGTAGTGGGTGTATTTTTTTCCCataaattccaattatatccttgcaattgaactaaattacatttactttgctttttatatatataaagatttatAATGATCATTTAAACTTGAATAGAGATTGGgaatatggcaaaaaaaaaaatgcacaaactttccaaaaaattgtaattttcacctgaattgtcaattaagcaaaaaaaaaaaaaaatacatgaatttatatttttgttgcaattttcacatgaGTTTGATTTTTGACGAAATTAGAGTTTAATTGACAGTCATAAGTTCATTTGTTGTTGGTCTAACTTTTGATGATGAagagtatttagaagctcggagGTCTAAGAAGgcaataattaatatttgtgaCTTAATTTCGCTGGTCAATTAAGCATCTCCATTTCCAATTTCCCAAATCCAACTAGGTACTTCCCCTGGTATTTGGTTGTGAGACGTCCAAAAAGTTCAAGTTGGATTGTTTTAGAAAATGGGGAAATCTTTGTAGGTTGCAGGAAGATAGGCCCGATCAACTTCTTTAGTTGGGAAAATGTAGACCAATTTGAACTAGTGCTGCTTCCATCAACTTTATAATTCTAGTCATTTTGAAAATTAcacgtcaaaaaaaaaaagcaaaacaaaacCTTCAACTTACATTAACCTCTAAACAGCCTTGTTTATTTAAGAATCTAAATTGCATATCACCAACTTCTCTGCTGTCTCCTAACCTCATTCCTCATCTctactcttcttcttcttcttctttcatgTCTTCTTCTCCTCGCTCTCTCGTAAAATATCTTGTCAACAATCTCttctattttctcaaaatatctTTCTCTGAAGCTTCTTTGGCATAAAAGTGTCCACGCAATGCTTCCCAATCCCACAACATAACCAAGCGCAGAAGATACATACTCCCACTCGATCTCGCTCTTCTCTTCCTCATTTTCATCTCCTTGTGGCGACAAATGATCATTGCCATCACTATCACTGCAGCTTATGTTGAGATTGAAACCACACAACCCCGCATTCCCTTTGAAGGAATCAGCTGAAAATGTTTGTAACTGACGCCCATTTGGGATCTCTCCAACCAGCTTATTGTAGGACAGATTCAAAAATGAAAGGAATGTGAGGCCTGCAAGCTCCACGGGGATCAACCCCGTCAGTCGGTTTccagagagatcgagagattcGAGGTTCCTCAATTCACCAAATGAGTTTGGGATGCTTCCATTGAGGGCATTGTGGGAGAAGTTGAGCTGATGAAGTAAGGTAAGATTACCGATGGCAGTTGGTATCTCTCCTCCGAAATTATTGCAAGAGAAATCAATGTTACAAAACTCTGGCCTCTGAAACTCTAAATTTATCCCCTTCATGATTAATGCGACGCTTGGTGAACTCCACAATAGTGAGTAATACACTGAACTGTCCTGCCTCAACTGTTCACCACTCTGTAGCATCATTGTCTTCCAAGTAGAAAAGTTAATTGATTCCAGATTTCCACTGAAATGATTGGAAGATATATCTAGAATTTGAAGCTTTGGCCAGCTCATGTCATGACATCTCACCTCTCCATGGAATTTGTTGGAGCGCAAAACAAGAAAGCGCAACTTGGATGATAGCTTGCACGGGAAAGTGTCGTTGATGTTGTTGTTCCCAACGTTCATGAACTCCAACCACTCGCATCTTTCAAGGGACTTTGGGATTTTACCTTGTAAACTATTATTGTTAAGATCCAAATATTCTAGGTTACAATAAACCATGGGAAAATTATCTGGAATGCTACCGCTGATGTTGTTTTGGCTTAGATCTAACTCTGAAATGTTTTCAAGTAGCAGTAGGCAAGGGGGTATGCCGCCACTTAATTTATTGCGAGAAAAGTCAAGAACAGAGATAGTTGTGGCACTGCAAAGGGAGGTTGGAATTGATCCACTTAAACTGTTATTAGCAAGAGACAAGGAAAAGAGTTGAGATGCAGGTGGAATGGGCAGGTACAACTCACCCTTGAGCTGGTTAGACTGCAAGTATAGGTATACAAGAGAAGCAGGGATATGGTAAGGCTTTTGCAGATGTGTTAGAAGATTGAAAGAGAGGTTCAAATACTGAAGCTGTGTTCCCCAAATCCAACTAGGTATCTCCCCACCAATCCGATTGTCTGAGAGATCCACTTCTTCCATATCCAAATGTTTGATGAAATTAGGAAAATGGGACAAGTTGCAAGAAGTTAGTCTTAACACTTTTAGTTGGAGACTTCCAT comes from Salvia miltiorrhiza cultivar Shanhuang (shh) chromosome 3, IMPLAD_Smil_shh, whole genome shotgun sequence and encodes:
- the LOC131018345 gene encoding receptor-like protein 19, whose amino-acid sequence is MLPKLFFIISTLISSFIFTTHSYNTQCLHHQKTLLLQLRNELNFDSSASTKLVQWNQSDECCKWHGVECDPSGYVVGLQLDNEYISGGIEDSSSLFKLVHLQKLNLAHNYFYTPIPRGIHNLTYLTHLNLSNAEFRGQVPLQLSSLRRLVCLDISTEYPTALGLELPNLEMLVQSLTRLSELYLGRVNVTSSHERRKWSHIISSYLPNLTALSLADCGLSGPLAKPFWQLHSLSILRLDLNDLSTEVLDSFANFPSLTTLSLHVCRLKGSIPPTFANLTNLIRLDLSGNSLSGNIPHSLFALPSLLGLDLSNNQFNGTLQLDKCQNLANLTRLDLSHNRLSVDVGNLSSTSYGSLQLKVLRLTSCNLSHFPNFIKHLDMEEVDLSDNRIGGEIPSWIWGTQLQYLNLSFNLLTHLQKPYHIPASLVYLYLQSNQLKGELYLPIPPASQLFSLSLANNSLSGSIPTSLCSATTISVLDFSRNKLSGGIPPCLLLLENISELDLSQNNISGSIPDNFPMVYCNLEYLDLNNNSLQGKIPKSLERCEWLEFMNVGNNNINDTFPCKLSSKLRFLVLRSNKFHGEVRCHDMSWPKLQILDISSNHFSGNLESINFSTWKTMMLQSGEQLRQDSSVYYSLLWSSPSVALIMKGINLEFQRPEFCNIDFSCNNFGGEIPTAIGNLTLLHQLNFSHNALNGSIPNSFGELRNLESLDLSGNRLTGLIPVELAGLTFLSFLNLSYNKLVGEIPNGRQLQTFSADSFKGNAGLCGFNLNISCSDSDGNDHLSPQGDENEEEKSEIEWEYVSSALGYVVGLGSIAWTLLCQRSFRERYFEKIEEIVDKIFYERARRRRHERRRRRRVEMRNEVRRQQRSW